The window CAGTAGAATTTACTCTTCTTATCTAGCTATAGTTTTGTATctttaacaaatctctccctacccttcccagcctctagtatccTCTGTTCTACTTTTCACTTCTTTTAGATCAATTTTTTTAGCTGTCATGTATGAATAAGAAATGGGGTGTTAAACTTTTTGTTCCTAGCTTGTTACAcataacataatgtcctctagttCCAATTGTGTTGCTGTGaaagataggattttttttctttgtaatggataaatagcattttatatgttattatatacacacacacacaactatatatacacacatctagattgattccatatctggCTAttcactattgtgaatagtgctacaataagcacggggaggcaggtggatctttGATATATTGGCTTCCTGTCCTTTGGGTTAATGCCCAGTGATGGATAGTATGGTATTTCTACTTGTAGTTTTTGAGTAACCCCattctgttctccatagtggcaatactagtttacattctcatcaacaatgtataaaagtttctttctctctacatccttacagcattttgtttttgtcttttgataataaccatccTATCCCAGCCGGGATGAGATGATACCTCttggtgttttttatttgcattttcctaattattagtgatgctgagcatttctTCACGTTTGTTGGTCATTCGTATATCTTGTTTTCAGAAATGTttgttcagatcatttgcccaCTTTAATTGGATTCTTTGCTTTTTGCTATTGAAATTTGCTGTTACTGTGTTTTTTATAAAGTTTAGATATTAATCTTCTGTCTGATAGTTTGCAAATGCATTATCCCCTTCCAaaggttgtcttttcattctgttgattgtttcctttgtagaCTGAAACAGTCCCACTTGTTTGTTTTGGCTCTTGTTGtatgtgcttttgaggtctttttTTATTGCAGAATATTACAGGGACACAAATGTTTTGGTACATGGAttttacagtttgagtcaaagttaacATAAGTGCATTTTCCCCTTTAGATATgaattcttccctccctcccgaCTTCTCCGACCTCCtggctttccattgagtttttctATGAAATGTGCACACAGGCATCACTccattagttccagtttaatagtgtgtacatgtggcatttgttttttccattcttgcaaaaaTTCACTTAGAAGCATGGTCTcaagaccaatgtcctgaagcttttctcctattttttctttcagtacttttagtttcaggtcttatatttagatCATTTATCTGttctgagttgatttttttctataggGAGAGAGGTAGGGGTGTAGTTTCTTGCTTCCACActtggatatccagttttcccagcaccccTGATTGAACAGACTGTGTTTTTCCAATGAGTGTTCTCAGAATTTTCATCCAAAATCAGTtgtctgtatgtgtgtggatCAATTTCTGTGTTCTCCATTATGTTTCATTGgtccatgtgtctgtttttatgttgTGCCATTTTGAttactacagctttgtagtatgttttgaagtctggtagtgtgatgcctccagcttgaTCTTCTGGCTCAGGatttatttgtctattatttGTCTTCTGGGGTTCCATGCAAATTTtggaagtgtttctttttctgtttttgtgaaggATGTCATATAATTTTGATAGCATTGGATCTGttgattgctctgggtagtaaggtcattttaacaatattatttctcttcatccttgagcatgggatgtttttccatttgtttttatccTCTTCAGTTAATTttatcagtgtttcatagtttttctCATAGAAGtgttttacctccttggttaaatttattcctgggggctttagtttattttttatagctattaCAAATCTATTTGCCTTCTTGATGTCTTTCAGCTAGCTTACTATAGAATTAGCTACtagaaatgttaatttttgtatgttgattttgtattttgcaactttattgaatttgtttatcagatCTAAGAATTTTTTGGtgagtttatgtttttaatatatgaGATCGTCCTGTCTGCAAACAGGAACAATATAGTTTCCTCCTATTCAACTTGAAAGCTCTCTGTTTCTCTTGCCAAATTGCTCTGCttgaacttccagtactatgctgaataaGATCAGTGAGAATGGTCATTCTTGTCTTGATCCAGTTCTTAAATAAATGATGTCTGGCTTTATCCCATGTGGCCTTTGTTGTATTGAGGGATTTTTCTTCTATACCCAATTTATCGAGAGTTTTTACTGTGAAggtatgttgaattttatcaaatgctctttctgcatcaattgagattaTCATATAGTCTGTGTCTTTTATTCTATTGATGTGATGCACGACATTtaatgatttgcatatgttgaaccattcttgcattcctgggataaatctcactttatAATAGCttattccctcttttttttttcatttcaagtttTTATTGAATATAAATTCATACACTAAAAGGCAAAGATTATCACATAGGGCAAAAAAGCAAGATTCAATTATATGTTATCTAGAAAAAATCCACTTTAAATACTATATGAAGTTCAAGATAtgttaaaaggaaaggaaagaaaaaatatatagtgtgAAAATTCTAATCAAAAGAAACTAGAGTagttatattaatatcagatTGGATAAACTTTAGAACAAGGAATATTTGCAAGGATAAAGAAAGACATTACATGGTGATAAAAGGTATAACAacttattatctttttgatgtattgttggaatTGTGTTTGTTGatgattcattttattaattaatagaTGGTGATTTAGATGTATGCATATTGAACTGTGAAAGCAAGGACTGTCTGTATAAAATGCTCATTTGTTGTTCTTTTACCTGGTAAAACTACTGTTAAATTTTGTGcattaatttcacatttttattggTGTCTAAACTTTTTACACATTGATGTAATCCTCTGCTTCTacaaatttgagttctttaaattttttaaaacactaagTTATAATAGGCaggtcttaatttttttaatgacacaGATTCTGAAAGTCACACACAAATGTCAGTCATTTTACTTTATCTTCCCTAACATGAATCTTTTAGCACAGACATTTTAATAGGAGAAGACATCATGAatagtaaaggaagaaaatagaacattaaaagaaagaggaagccaagaaaaagtgagaaagagaaaaagaagagattccCAGGGTTTTATAGCTATAGAAAACCCTGCTACTTGTGCAGAAAAAAGGTGCAGAGAAAGGGGCATTCCCATATGTAACCAGAACTTGTTAGCAAGCGGTGCTCCTGGTGAACAGACGTTTGGCATCCTCAAATTTGAGCCATGCAGTCTGTGGCGTGGAGTGCTTTGACTTCATCCAGTGTCTccattcagaaaataaagaggaaagggaagagctgAACACTGAggtcccacataacaaaattcttctgcttcaaaattcttttttaaacccATTTTGCTTCACAGTCAAATCAGTCATCAAGCAGGGATAAGACTATGCCCTTTGAAAGAAGAAACAAGCAGATTTATCACCAACACCTTCACTGTGGAGCCATTTCCATCCCACTTCTCATTTCTGTATTGGCTGGGACACATCactgtgtaaattttttttttttcattgtggaaaaatctttattttaagaaaaaaatgtagttaacaaaaaaatttaacaagtttcacttagcaaaatacaCCCAAAAGGAAATCACAGTACAAAGAAAGTTTTAAGCCAAGACCTCACCAATTCCTACAGTATTAGTATTGTGTCTCAATTCTTAAAACTAACTCttaaaaagcttaaaattaacctaaaagattttaaatgaaaataaactacaatgaacatgagaaatatttctttttgaatcAGGGAGCTAGCACCTTTGAGTTTTCCAAAAAAGCACATCTGCCCAGTGTGTTCACTGTGATGTGGTGGCAAAAAGTCCATATTTAACATACTTAAACTTCTTAAACTCAGATAACATTGCTGTAAAGTATACTACCAAAATGTTAATTGGGAAAAGCTGAAAACAGTTTTAGTTTACTCAATATCACATGCTAGAAGAAAAGTTTGCATGAGAAAACACTGAAGaggtaatttttttaatccagatTTCACAAACTCATGGTGCAAAATGGGTCCCCACAGCGTCCACATGAGGGGGCTGCCATACAAAGTGACCAAGAATGACATTTACAATTTCTTCTCTTCACTCAACCCCGTGAGAGTGCATATTGAGATTGGCCCAGATGGAAGAGTGACCAGCGAAGCAGATGTAGAGTTTGCCACTCAGGAAGAGGCTGTGGCAGCAATGTGGAAAGACAGGGCTAACGTGCAGCACAGATACATAAAGCTCTTCTTGAATTCAACAACAGGGGCCAGCAATGGGGCATGCAGCAGCCAGGTGATGCAAGGCATGGGGGTGTCAGCAGCCCAGGCCACTTATAATGGGCTGGAGAGCCAGTCAGTGAGTGGCTGCTACGGGGCTGGCTACAGTGGGCAGAAAATCATGGGTGGGTATGACTAGTTTTGTAGGAACATTTAAGTTTTTTCAATCAAATTTTCACAGGCAGCCAACAAGCAATGAAGAGCAGTTACAACTgtgtaaaatttttaagaagcCTAAATGGGCAGTATTCCAAAATCTCAGTATAAAACTCTTTGCACTTGAACTTCAACATGGACGAGTAAGGAAGATTCAGTCTTAAAGTTCTGTAGTCGTTACTCCCATATTTTGTGGaatatttaaatttgctaagTATAATGTCTGAAACCTACctgacttgtttttctatttaaataaaccATAATATATATTTGGTATTTGAGTATATGGAGACATTTTCTTAAACTCTAAGATTGAATAATTTCACTAATTTATTTATCAATgttagttaatttttaagaacaatgctCTGTATATAGTAATTCTTTAAACTCTATACATTGAGTTCCTTTGTTTGCATTATATCTTTGAATAACATTTCTGCTCCATTTTTAGcacttggttattttattttatgtgtatgtgACTTATGACTATCCATTAAGAACATGTTGACTCCTGTGATTTGCAAGCCCGTACCTGCCCTGTTCCCTGCGCCTTCCTTTGTCTTTTGGAGTCTCCACATTACAGGGAAAGGACTTCTAAATGTTAATTGTGATCTGTGGTCTTTCCAGTGTCATCTCCAtcatgtatttgccttttaaaatcctTTCCTTACTTCTGCCACCTTCAATTTCATCTGAatcctttatatttctttcttatgGGATCatttaataatacaattttttttaagttatgagcttttttctaaaatttttcttgatgtatgtatgtttgtgtatgtattatatatacatatatgtgtatgtatatgtaacatacatatgtatacataatataatacacatattatatagtatatattatgtattataatacaatataatatataatacacacgTGCATATATTACaagaaaaattttacatatatgtctacataatacatatatgtatatgtattatatatgtataatacatatatatgtatatattatatatacacacatatgtacacacagagacatacatacatcacatatacacacacaatatctatatatatacacacacacatagaaagagagagacggagagagagagagatgatacgGTTTTAGGTAAACTATctcatttctctgtttctttcattGTAGGTTGATTTTCTTCTTATCATTGAGGAAAGGTCACATAATGCCCACAGAGGACATTTTTTTCTGACTACTCACGTTTGGGTGATCTTTTCTCTGTACCCAGTTTGATTgctgttttcttccctctccGTTTTTCTCTCTTAGCATCATTAAAATCCTCGCCCCACAGAAATTAAACTGGGAGTGAAGAGCTGGGTGAATGGTGGGAAATGCACATTCCTTTGGCTTTTGAGGAATCTTAGAGTGAGAATGGAGAGGACAGGCAGGCAATGCAGAGAATCgctgaggaagctgaggaagcTGACCCCAGAGGAAGGGTGCTGTGTCTCACAGGACGTTAGAGGCAACTTCTCTACCAAAGTTGGAGGAGAGAACTTCTCTAGCTGCAGTCTGTGACCCTAATTTGAGATATTTCACAAACTTTCATTAGAAGTGGATCTTTCCCCTAAGTCTGCTTCAATAGGACCAAACATACCTTTCCTTTCTCTGGGCACATTTTCTACTATTTGCACAAACTCATAAAAATGACTCCCCAGAGACTGTTCTCCATCACACCCACCCTCTCCTCCGGTCACTCCTACTTCATGTCAGAGTGAAATCTTGCCACCCGTGTCGCTCTGCCAGTCCTAATTCTGCTGCTGCAGCTCGGCAGGAGAGTAAGGGTGCTCGCTGCAGCCACCAGCCGCATGGCACTTCCCGCTCCTCCTGGCCCCTGCGGTCCCCAGTCAACACAAGGCACTGTAAGTTTCCTACGAGGCCTTTTACTCATGGTTTAAGAAAGTTCACCACATTTCCAGGAAGGGAAATTTCATGACAACTGCCTGTGTTATTTTGGATATCATCTTAATTCATcatgtttttaagaaatagtttttaaagtttGTGATATGAATTTGAAATTATTCTATAAGCTGAACTTTCttattcaacattttctttcatgtACTTCAATGGATAAATCTATTGGTAGGCAACTGATTCCAAGTTAACCAATGACAAAagtggtagaagacaaagctAATCCTATTCCTGTCCCCTAAACAATCATCGTCTATTCTTTAAAAGTCCATCATTCCACACCATGCTAAGGCCACGCTGTGTCCAGTCTCATCACTTACTCTTAACTCCTGGGACTTAGCACCACAGCTGTGGGGGCATGGTCACCCCTCCTTGGTGGGCCAAACTTTCTCTCGCCTCCCCGTCTTTGAAACTTCAccacctcttccttcctttgtctTATTCCTAAATACTTGTCAATGTTCAATTTAGTTGCTATACCTTCATCATAGTTTTAATATCCTCCTCCTCACACAACAAacagacacatgtgcacacacacatgcgtaCACACCCTTGGGCACCATCCCAGCAGTCTGCATGTTCTATCTATAACCCTGGATTGGTATTATCTGCTTATTATCTTCTTTCTACTAATAAACTGTACACTAACTGGCCTATCGCCCACTTATAATTGAATACATTGTTTTCCTAAATTAATAACTTGattctttacatatatattttccagaaactttcctattattttttatacttttagccTTTTCAGCATTAAAACTACCTTCGTTACTACctgtgatataaaatattttatataatttttacttgagCTCTCAACACATTGTTGCAGCTCTTGGTATTCTCAGCTCTCCAGAATCTAGGGAACAGTGACATGTTCcctttattcatttcctttggaCCTTTATAACACTTAATTGTTTTATctctttaaacagaaattttctAATCAGCTGAGATTATTAGGGTTTGCTCTGGAGAGCATTTCTCAGAAACCACActatttctctgctttctccaGCCGGGTCCTCAACAGCTTATTATCAAGTTTATGGACTGGCTACAACTCATCAGATTTTTGTATGAAAATATCCTGACTTCTTACAAGAAAATAACTGCAtcttattttcaataaatttcaCTTATATGCCTTATCATCTTGATCCCTCTATAATAGTAGATTGgattaatattttccaaaagtaATCTGCAATGATCTCCAAATCTGTTTTTCCTGAGTTATAACTAAAAGTTCAAGGCCTATGTTCTTGTAAATTTAATTTAGGCTATTCTTTCAAAAGTTTCTTATCTACATTGaagttcatctactggtttccaGATGATagtcaatattaaaatatttccctgCAATTTATCATTATCGGCTTGGCATTTCACTACCAAGGACATATTGTACCTTTAAACTTTACTGTTTCGCTATTTACTCCacgtaattaaattaaaatgcttaacAAAATGTAGATTAAATCAACCACCAATTTATTTAGACTAAAAGAATTTGTGGAATATGCTGCCAAATGTAGGCATAAAGAGTGCAAGGCATTTTTTATAGGTGACTGTGGTTATTTTATTAGCAATCAGGAACTACAAGTATTTTGACTTAGAATTTTAATGAATAGTTGCATTTTACCTTGTAAACTAGCTTATATGTACAGTTATGGATACAAGGATTTTACTACTAGATTTTTGTCAAATAAATGAGAATTGGACCAATAACATTTCTATTTCATGAAACGTATCCAATGAGAATTATATTTAATTCTGAATCCTAATTATGGCTTTAATTTTAGCATTGTCTTTAAAAACACATTCTCACACACTGTGTTAGTGAAATCCAAACTTTTACTTAGGATTTAGCCAGAGAAAATTATAGATAGATATGGGATTGAGAGTCATACCTTTATAATTCTGGGGATGTTGGATTTTCTTATAATCACAGTTCATTTTCAGctcaaaaatttccttttgaaaatcacCCTCAATGACGTGCCAGGTTATTTATGATTCAGGCAGTAAATGAGATGTGTTATCAGAAAATAGACTTACCATAAAAATAATGCTTCAGACTATTCACCATCTATGAATTTCCCTAGAATCCATATCCTTATATCTACctaaaatctttgtattttttaatcaaccCTGTCACTCTGTTGAACTCAAGGCATTTATGAAATGAGGAATTAGGTTAATATTCAAATTCGATACACTCAATCCACATTCACAGTTTGAGTTTAATATCTGTACttgctttagaatatttttaatagtcttGCTGTATCTTATGTTCAGAGTTTCCTAATAATTAAAGAGTAAAATTGTGTTGAGTCACTGAGGATCTGAGACATGGAGATTTTTAGAAATCTGTAATTGTAAGATGTGAATTGAAGAATCAGCTCTATAAGTTTCTAAAATATTTGCAATGATCTTCCCTTAGAACTGCCTCGGGAATAACCAAATCCTGTCCCTCCGTGTGTTAGGCACCCTTTGTCGTACTTTTCATCCTCTTGCACACTAATGCTTCAGATTCTGCTGCAGGAAACCAGTTCAAGCACATACGATCTGACTTCCTTCATCTCAACGAAAGGAGATATGTTTGTCAACTTCACTGCCATCTCCCCATCCAGCTCCTGAGCCTAGAAAAGTGGCTAGGCATAAAATATGTCAAGAAGTAtttgtaaattaataaataaatactaaaatggaTTAAATAATGTCTGAacttctctttcttccatttttattgaaCATAACCTGCCTGTGACAAATgaattgagtttttgttttaaaatagttatatttGCTTGACTCTATGGGCTTCAGTATTTTTTATATCTCTGTATAaagatgtatatatttaaaacaataaatagcaACAGATTAGCTGAACCACATGCcaatacacacagagagagaatttttattatcatttagtACTAACTTATCCCCTAATTtacaatgtaatattttattcagtTCACTCTGTATTTAAAGGCATGttactgaattttaaaacacGTGTGAATTTTCTAGTTATCATTTTGTTGTTACTGTATGGCTTATTTCAGTAGTAGTTAGCGAATATATTCTGTGTGgcttaaattttttgaaatttgttgaaaCTTGTTCTATGAACCAGCATATGGTCATTTGAGAGAAATACTCTATGAGACAATCTTTACAAATTCTGTTCTGTACTTTGGGTGCAGTGTTCTCTGTATGTTAATAAAGTCAAGTCTGGTAATTCTGATGTGCAAATCTTCTGTAGACTTGATTTCTGTTTATGTTAAAACTTTCATATCAAGTTTTTGACTATATTCATTTCTCCATTTCTGATGATGATTTGGGCTAAAATATACCGTGAAATTATGTTATCAGGGACATTCAAATCTAGAACTATTATACCATTTTGGCGAATTTCACATTTTATGGTTGTCGAATATTCATCTTCTAATCTAGCAATTATTTACACCATTGAAACCATTGTCTTTCATTAATTTAGCTACACTaggtttattttggtttttgtttatgaatagtatttgttttgttccttttattttgaGCTCTCCTATACTGAAGTGATGTTTCTTGTAAGTAGCATGTGGTGTTTTTATAAATCTGTTTTGGCAATTTGTGCTATTTAATTGATGTATTATCTGTGTTTGCATTTAACATCATTACTGAAATATATTGTGGTTTTCATTATTCTGTGCTGTCTAGTTAACCTAGATTTACCTGTATATTTATCTTTCCCATTGCTCTTAATTTTTCTCGTTAATCTATATTTCCATCAATTATCATTTTCCACTGCTGAAAAGTCACATTAGCAGATACTTAGTGCAAATATGCTCAGTAATTTATTTTGTacctgaaaaattttattttatccataatcttgaaggatattttcacatGCTGTGTATTgctacttttttcccccaagttGAAGATTGCAACTTTCTTTGCTTTTACGATTGTCAGAAGTTTTATTATGTTGTGCCTAGGTATTGtttatacttatatttatttctctcagcctttaatgTTACTTTTAATATCTTTTCTGGGATCTATAGGCAACTCTGGAAATTTCTATTACATTATTCCTTCAAGTAATGATACTGTTTCGTTctatcctcttttcttttgagaacCCAGCCAGACACAGGTAACACCTTTCGATAAAGTCCAGTGTATGTTTTTCCCTGTATTCCCTGTCTTTTGCTCCTCCATGCTGCGTTCTGGATATTTTCTTCTAaactattttttactttataaattttctatttattcatgcTCATTGTGCTGCTAAAACTATTCATTGAGTTTTTACTTTCAGCTATGATCATGAATTCTCCATCTTGAATATGTAAATTATAGTTACACTACCACCTGTGGCTAATGGCCCCACAGTATGTGTTGCTTCTTATTCTAACCATTTTCTGTCTCACTCTTGATTTTCTGTCAACATTTGACTCTTGTATGTCTAGTTACGTTTGATTCAGTGCCATCTTATgtgtaaaatgatattttaatgtcCTATTACTCCAGGGAGAgtttacatttgtttcttttaggcAGTTTGCCTTGTATCTCTGACCAGCCAAGACCACCTTGCTCTAATCCGGGGC is drawn from Nycticebus coucang isolate mNycCou1 chromosome 6, mNycCou1.pri, whole genome shotgun sequence and contains these coding sequences:
- the LOC128588778 gene encoding heterogeneous nuclear ribonucleoprotein F-like — encoded protein: MGPHSVHMRGLPYKVTKNDIYNFFSSLNPVRVHIEIGPDGRVTSEADVEFATQEEAVAAMWKDRANVQHRYIKLFLNSTTGASNGACSSQVMQGMGVSAAQATYNGLESQSVSGCYGAGYSGQKIMGGYD